ATGACAGGATTAACAAATATGCAAGTGTTATTTAAATGTATCATTAGTATAATAAAAAGCATCCAATAGTGGATAACCACTTGCTTATGCACAGTAGTTACAATAATTAAAACAATATGAAACGAATAAAGTAAAAGGTTTTTTCAAAAAAATAAAAATAAAGTAAAAGTGACAAGAATGGTTAAGAAATTTACCAAACAAAGAGGCTTAGCTGCCACGTGATATTGTGTAGTTGGTGGTTTCTCGCTGAGACGAGAGTATGGTCGCTGTTATAATAACAGGGTTGTACGGACGCTTTATTATTTATCACACAATTAAAGTGAGGGAACACCTTCCCAACCCCCACATCTCATCCATCTAAAAATTATTTTAGTTTTGCATTTTTTTTATTGCAAAAAATTAAGCTAATTATCTTAATGCCCTTAACCCTACCATATACAACAATCGACTATGGTTTTCTTATTCTTTTTTTTTTCTCTTTTCTCTGCGGCGGCATCTCTCTCTTTTCTCGACTCCTTTCTATCTACAAACTGTTCTTCTGTTTCTTTTTTCTTCTTCAATCCTTCGTGAAACTTATCCATAGCCACTCAATCTGATGAAGGAATTGAAGAAAACGGTGAAGAGGGTGAAGGAATTGAAGGAAAAAAGAGCTCGAAGTCTATTTACGTTTATAGTCATGGATCTGCGATTTCAGATTAGGGTTTCGTTTTATGAGGAATATTGTGTGTTTTTTTCGATCTAGAGTTTATTTTTGTTCTTCATGATTTTGATTTAGTGTTTAGAATAAGATTTTAGGTTTTCTATGATTTAGGGTTCTTATTGTTCTTATTCTTCTTATTCTTCTTCTTTTACAGTAGTTTTCGTGGTTGTATTTATTTCATCTTCAGATTCTCTTCAGATCTAGATTCAGTTTAACTCGGTGTTATTAACTCAGTCGAACTTGGTACGACTAATAGTATTACGCAGTATAATTCATGTATAACTCGGTATGACTGAGTATAACTTAGTATAACTTGGCATGACTGAGTATAACTTGGCATGACAGAGTATAACTCAATATAACTCGGTATAACTACACTCGGTAGTACTAAGTATAACTAATTATAATCTTGTATAACTACACTCAGTAGTATTAAGTATAACTCAGTATAACTCGGTATAACTACATTCAGTAGCACTCAATATAACTCAAGTATAACTTAACATCAATATTACCCAGTAGAACGAAGTATAACCCAGTACAACTAAGTAAAACTATACAGTATAATGTAGTATCCGAAATTTGAAAATTTTGAAAATTTAAAAATTTGAAAATTTAAAAATTTGAAAATTTGAAATTTGAATTTCGAATTTTTTTATGATTTAAATTAATAATTTCAAAAATGCAAAAGGGTAAAATTGGATATTCATGTTTCATTAAAACAATATGGGCATATGAGATTTGAGAGGCCCATAGGAGATTGGCTCTACCACAAGTGAGGGCAATAGAGAAGTTGGCTCAATTAAAGTTTTGTTTCACCTGCAGAATCTTAATTTGTACCACCAGGGATGGACGTTTGGATATCCGTTCAGGTTCGGATCAGGTATTTTGGATTTTTGGATATTTTGGATTCTTGGATATAGAATATTGGACCAATTATTATTATAAGCCTAATATGGGCCGAGTAATAATTGGATGTGTGAATAGAAAAATTTTATAAGTCCAATGGCTGAGTAAAATTATGATTTTATTTGAAGAGATATTGAGATTTTGGACTCACTTTGCAAGCTAAATAAGCTGAGCAAATTGATTCATTTATTGGTTTTGGACCCATGATGAAAAAAGGCTTAAGCCTTAAGAGAAAAACTTGGCAACCAAGCTAAGGCACCTTGGTAACCAAGTCAAGCGAACTTGGTTACCAAATTTAACTTGCTTGGTGACCAAGCTAAATTATCTTGTAAATACTACATGATCTCTTCATAATCCACATATATTACTATCTCACCTCACACACAAAAACAAACTTCTCTTACTTGAAAATGAAAATACTCTTTATATTTTCATCTTTAAAGCAAGTGTTTTGAGAGTATATCGTAGTAGTTATTTCTTAGATTCTGTTTCGGGTGTTACGAAACGGTCTCATCACGGTTGTATCCTGAGATTCAAAAATCGCATAAAAACCGTCACACATTACGGGCGATTTATTGAGTTAAGGAAATATATCAAATCTCGACTCCGTGAATTCGACCATTTCCTTACGATTTCTTAAAACTTTGCAAGTCTTTATATTATCTTTTATATGTTTTTGTTTCGTAATTTTCAATCAGGATTTTCGCGGTCTTACAATCTTAACTCAATATATCTGCTTCCTACTTATCGCTTGAATCGGATTGAATATTATGAACAATATTTTAAAACGATTTTATAAAATGGTTTTACAAAACGTTTTAAATCGATCTGAAACGGTTCTTCGAAAGCTCTTTAGCTATTCCCCAGAATGTTTCGGAATAAAAGACGAATCATATTTAGAAAAATTATTTACGCGACATTCTCTGAAAGGTTCACGATCTCATTTTTCTAAAATAAAATAGCGTTTAAGAAAGCCTTTTGTCAAATTCTTAAAAACGACTATTAAAAGTTCAAGAACACCTTTAAGCGATCCTGAGAGCTAATACTAAAAAAAGTTCAAAAACGCTTTTAAGTGATTCTGAGGACGACTATCAAAAAGTTTAAGAACACTTTTTAACGATTCTGAGAATAGACAAAAAGTTCAATAACGTTTTTAACGATTTCAGAAACGATTATTATCGTTTAAGAATGCTTTACACGAGTTCTGAGAACACTTATTTGAATTGAGTTCTCAATAATTTCCACTGTATGTAATTTGTGAACATATTCAATAATGACTATTGATGTCAATGACTTTAAGTCAATAAATGGGTTACAAAGTTTAAACTCATAAGATAAGTCTTGTAAAATATGGACAAATCTTAAAAGATTGAGTTCAATATAATTTTGAATAAATATTTGAAGATTAAATTCATAATATTTTTTGGATAAATCTTATAAGACAAAGCTTCTTAGTACCTTTGAATAAATATAAATTTAATTATTGAGTCCAAATAACTATAATGGATAAATACAATTAAATACAATTATAAAGATTGTTTCCATATAGATAAATATATATATAAAGATCGTGTCTAAATAATTATAAAATATTTATTTTTTGAATAAATCAAATTTATATTTAGATTGTGTTCAAATATTTTCTTTTGAATAAATCTAAATTTAAAGATGAAAGATTGTGTTCAAATAATCATGAAATATTTTGTTATACGAATATAACCAGTGAGACGACAAACCTATTCGGAATGGTCATCCACTTGGATCGTCTTCATGTGAAGATTTGTCTATGCCTAGTAAAACCACTATATAAGTCTATAGTGAGTTAAATACTTTCATGGAACTTGAGTTTCCTTATGGACAAATCAAGGTTTAGAACACACGCTCAAAGAATTTTTTAGACAAAATTTCTTTTGATGGATTACATGTTCATCATATAATAGTCAAAGGGCTGTGATTCTTCATGCATGAGAAAATGACTGCATGTACATCAATTAATCTGATATGCTAGGTTTATAGGTACATTGGAAATTCTCCATTAAAACATATCTCTCACAAGGAAAGGCTACGAGCCATATGATTTGACTTTCAAGTAAGTCAAATATGCAAATCACAAAGCATATGATATTCACAGTTGTGAACATAATTCAAAAGTGATTGAGCAAAAGAACTAGTAAAGCCTAATGTTCATTTAAAATTATACATTAGCTTCAGAAAGCAACATGCTTAAAATAAATTCAATGGATAATTTCAAAAAGCTGACACACATCGCAACAAGACTGGCGAATGTTGTAGCAATATTGGTTTACATAGAGACAAAGTGAAATCTCAAACCAATTTGATAGAAACTGACACATGAAGTGTAGTTTTGGGTCAACGTTCCATAACATAATGGAATATATATGTGGCAACATAAACGAGAATTAATGTGTTCTCAAGAGAATTAACATTATTCCTCGTAAGAATTGCTCCTTATTCATTAGAATCCAATGAAGTTGCGGAACAAAAGTTTCTAAATTCTTAACGGATGAATGCAAGCATGCATAATCCTGAATTAACTCAGAAAATGTGGGGGAGGGTGTTACTTACCACATATAATAAATGGCAAAAGGCCATATATACTTAAGTAACATACATTCGTACAAATACCAACAAGTGTGNAAAATTAGACCTAAAACTGTGATCTCAAAATTTCAGCTGACGACCTTATGGATTATTTAAAAGGTTTAACAAGAGATCAAGTATTAAAATCATTGAAGGGGATGGGTTTATTGTCTATTATTAAAGGATGTTTGATGGAAACCCTACCAACATGACTGGAGATCCCAAGAAGTTGGTTCAAAGGGACAACTAAATCAAACAAAACCTGATAAAAGCACTGAAACCTAACCATATCCCAAGGTGATTATTAGTGCTCCTGTAAATTTAAGGTTAAGCATTGGCTTTTAATGAGATAAGACCATGACCTTCATATACATGTATATAAATTATTACATGGTACTTTATTGTGTATATGGTAGGTGCACATGACAATCACCTAGTGAGTGTGAAATGAGGCCATTTCTAGGAGAATGAAGTTCATGTTTTTTTTTAACGCTTTGTTTATTGATAATGATTTGCATCTATCGCATCGTAGAAGAACTATACATAATGAGAAACTAATGGTCTTTTAGACCCAAAACTAACAAAGACAACATCCATGATGTCAGATTAGCAATAACAAACTGGTCTTGTTTCGAAATAAGATAGATTAGGTGTTCCCGTTCCAGCTATACTCTCCAAGTTCACTCATGACTAACCAAGCAAGTTCACGGCCAAAATGAACACAATAAAGAACTTAACTCTACGAGAAAATGCAGATGTGTTATGTATGTTGACTTGGTTTACATAAACTTTCGGGGGGTTCAAGACATCATGTTCACCACCTGAAAAGTAAATCTGACAGGTATTAACAATGAGTAGTTCAAAGCTGGAAAATGCTACTACATCATATACAGTTAGTTTTTCGCATATACTCTCGAAAAGTTTGTTTGTCGAATCTAGTGTTAGATCTAGCTGTAGAGTCGGTCATAGTCCATCTAGTCTAGTCTTTAAAGTAATTTTTATTCATGTGGGGGATTGTTGGACCAATTATTATAAGCCTAATATGGGCTGAGTAATAATTGGATGTGTGAATAGAAAAATTTTATAAGCCCAATGGCCGAGTAAAATTATGATTTTATGTGAAGAGATATGGAGATTTTGGACTCACTTTGCAAGATAAATGAGCTGAGCAAATTGATTCATTTGTTGGTTTTGGACCCATGATGAAAAAGGCTTAAGTCTTAAGAGAAAAACTTGGCAACCAAGATAGCAAACTTGGCAACCAAGTTAAGCCACTTTGGTGACCAAGTCAAGTCAACTTGGTGGCCAAGTCAAGCCAACTTGGTTACCAAGTTTAACTTGCTTGGTGACCAAGCTAAATTATCTTATAAATACGACATGATCTCTTCATAATCCACATATACAACTATCTTGAGAAGCTGAGACATGACTAAGTTGAGTTTGTTGTTACTACATATCAATCATTCACAAGGCTTGAAATCAGTAAAGAACCAATATAAATTCATTTTTTGATTTCGGGCACTTAAATTTTGGGAGAATCTCTATAATATTATTTGAAAAGTTAGTTTCTTAGAGCTTCTCCAAAAAGACACTCTATTATGAAGATTCCAAAACTTTATATTTGAAGTTTAAAAGTGTTTTTCTCGAAAAGCAAAACTTCAAACTTAACTTCAAAACTATTTGTATTTTATCTTATGGTCCTTATATTTGTCATAATTAATTTAAATTCATAAAAATTTGTAAATAACTAATCACATATATAAAAATATTACAACAGTATTAACTAATAAAATGTTATATTAAAATACAAATTTTAAATAGAAATAACATAATTAATATTAAACTTCAAGAAAATACCATATTATTCCATAAAACTATTTTCGTAGTGCATATGTGATCAACTAGTGTATTTCTAAGTAAAAAAATGACTCTCTTTATTTTTTTTAATTTGTAGATCACCAACTAAGTATTGTTGAAATCAAGTGATCTTAAACGTGTAAATACATTAGATCTGAACAAGAAAGTAAAAGAGGAAAATAAATATTGCTAAAAAACTTAACTTCTATCGATGATATCAAAACTCAGTGAATACATTCGATCTGATAAAAAAGAGCCGTACGTAATAGACATCAAAACAACAGCCATCTTCGGTTACACAAAATTTGTTTGGACAACATTTTGGAGATTTTGGAGGTTCTGGATCAAATTTACAAGACTACTAGTATTGTAATATTTAAATTTGAATAATAATTATGTCTTCATGTAATTTTTGAAAAGATTTTTGTTGTTAAGTTTCTTTTGTATTTTTGTTGTCTAAATCTAGTTTTACAATATTTTAATCTTATTTTAAATATTTATTTAATTTTATGTGTAAAACTAAAATTTATAAAAAAAATTGATTTTTTTTATGGGATATGAATTTTTTTAGGATTAATACGATAAACGAGAAATTGTTTAAGAATTATAAATTTGATGTGTAATTTTTTGTTTTGAAACTCATATTAATTAAAAGGGGAAAGGTTAGTTGGAAGCCATAAAAGCTTCATCAACCACCATATTGTCAGATACATTCAAAGCGAACTTTGCTAAACGATCAGCTAGGGTGTTTCTCTCCCGAGAAATCCAAGAAAATACAACAGAATCTTAGACATATGCAAAGGATAAGATATCTGCAGCCACTCCATAGAGCTCTGGTATGCAAGAGCCGGTCTTCAAGGACCTGATCAAATGGACAGAGTCTGACTCCAACACCACCATCTTCAGATGCTCACTTGTCCCTGATTTAACGGCCTCAAGTAGAGCTAAGCCCTCTGCCATGAGGGCCGAGTTCACCACAGCCACCCGTTTGTGGAAAGGCCGCTGGGAAGAGGGTGAGAGGAGCACCCATCCCAGCCCCGCCATCGTACCAAGGGGGGACCAAGCTGCATCTGATCTTACAATAGTCGCGTCCTGCGGATATTGGGGTGGGGCCTGTGCTCTCGTCGCTTTATGAGAACCAGCCTGGGCCTGGTTTGAGTCCCATTCTCGGGCCAGAGTTATCGCCATTGATAGAGAGTCTTCGGGAGTGCATGAGAATCCTTCAAATACAAATTTATTACGGGTCTTCCATATGCTCCAGAGGATCCAGAGAGCCAGGGATTTCGAAGTAATTCCAGCAGGAGGCAGACATCGTTTAGAGCAGAGCAATGGTCACAAGTCAACCAAATCTATCATTCCGCTAATTTCTAGTTCGGTAGTGAAAGGAGCGAGGCGCCAAACCTTTCTAGCATACTGACATTGGAAGAAAAGATGAATAATAGATTCAGATTCTCCACATCTTTTACATCTTGAATCGACTGGGACATGTCAGTCCAGAAGCCGTTCCCCAACAGGGAGAGCACCCTTTAGGAGTTTCCAAGCAAACATTTTGATCTTCGGTACACAATTAAGCTCCCATACATTTTTCTTCCAGTTAACAGGTCCTCCATTCAGTCCAGAGGCTCCATTCTCTTCCCTATTCACTTCAGAATAATACCCTGATTTGGTGGAGTATTCCCCCGTCTTTGTTCCTAGCCAGATAAGCTTATCTGGAGCCCCGGTTTGGCTCGGTCTAATGCATTTGATTTTCTCAGCATAGTCAGGTACAAAGAGATGTAGTTTGCGCAGGTCCCATTCGCATGATTCAGCCATCATCAGTTCTGCGACTTTGAGGTTTAGTAGATGTTCATTCGTTGGGCCCATTGGTCTCTCTTGGGAGGTAGAGCTCAGCCATGGGTCTCTAAATTTGATGTGTAATTATAGGGACCAAAATGCAAATAAAAGTATGAAATTTCAAATTTGAAGTTTTGAGAAGTGAAACTTCAAATATAGAGTTTCACTACTCAAAACTTCAAATTTGAATTTTGAAGTTTCTTTTTGTAGAGCAAAAACTTCATATTTGAAGTTATAGAATGTCTTTTGGAGATGCTCTTACTTGGCGCGTTCACGTTAATTCTTACGACAGTCAATTAAACATGTATCCTTAATGATTTTAAATATTAAATAAAATTACCATTATCTAATTTTTTGTTTCTTTTGTAATAGCATAATTATCCAGTGTTAATTTTTTTTTCCTTTTTATATTATTTCCAAATAACATCTATAATAAAACAAACATTTATTAACAAAATAATCATAATTTTAAACGAAAATATACATTATAAATAATATGATTTCACAAAAAAAGGAAAGTTCACAAAAATAATCCTGATATTAAAATATAATATATTCATTTGGAAAATAATCTTAAATAACATAATATGTGTGTATAGATAAAAAAAGTAATGAAATGTTTTTTATATCAAGCTATTTTCTCATATGATTAAAAACAATTTCAATAACATAAATTGAACTATCTTTTATGAGCTAAAAATATTTTAGAATTAATACTATTGGATGTTTTTTTTACTTTTAGTTTTTTAAGTGTTAATTATGACTTACACTTTTTATATTATTTTATCAAATTACCTAGATAAACTTAATATTTTACTTAAATAGTATGCTTTATCAAAAATAATTCACAAAATAAAAAGGGGTTTTTGCCAAAACCAACCCAAATATTGATTCTAACCATAAAAGTAGACCCTATATTCAATCATATGTAAAACCAACCTAAAAAGGTAGTGAAAGTACTATATAACCCTTATGACTAAACAAAAAATCAGAAAGTTATTTTACAATTTTGTCCTTAGTAAGTCTACACGTAAAAATGAAAGTCTACATATCTCTAAACATCAATACAAGTCTACATCGTAATTTGATATTATAAATTAATTTAAAAATGTACACAAATATTTTTTGTGAAACCTTAAACTAATCATTAATATAAGGGTTAATATGAAGGTTAGAAATATTCAAAAATCCAAAATACCTGATAAAGAAGTCT
The DNA window shown above is from Brassica oleracea var. oleracea cultivar TO1000 chromosome C3, BOL, whole genome shotgun sequence and carries:
- the LOC106331066 gene encoding uncharacterized protein LOC106331066; translation: MAITLAREWDSNQAQAGSHKATRAQAPPQYPQDATIVRSDAAWSPLGTMAGLGWVLLSPSSQRPFHKRVAVVNSALMAEGLALLEAVKSGTSEHLKMVVLESDSVHLIRSLKTGSCIPELYGVAADILSFAYV